A single genomic interval of Noviherbaspirillum saxi harbors:
- a CDS encoding ABC transporter ATP-binding protein: MTTSTSTASPLLEADGLTRRFGGLKAVNNVSVNLYVGEVHAVIGTNGAGKSTLINMLSGEIAPTDGSIKLNGKDVTTLSQPKRARSGIGRSYQRTTIFPEFTVLENCRMAAQAALPRPWAVWEPASRCNTALRIARSALEAAGLSDQTEVHAGSMSHGKKRQLEIAMCLATMPKVLLLDEPLAGMGAEETERMLSMLGNLKRTHAVLLVEHDMDAVFRIADRITVMVNGEVIASDVPQAIRTNPDVQVAYLGDH; this comes from the coding sequence ATGACAACCTCGACGTCCACTGCCTCCCCCCTTCTGGAAGCAGACGGACTTACGCGGCGATTTGGCGGACTCAAGGCCGTCAATAACGTGTCGGTCAATCTCTATGTCGGCGAAGTGCACGCGGTTATCGGGACCAACGGAGCCGGCAAGTCAACGCTCATTAACATGCTTTCTGGCGAGATCGCTCCCACCGATGGATCCATCAAGCTGAACGGCAAGGACGTGACCACCCTGTCACAGCCAAAGCGGGCGCGATCCGGTATCGGGCGCAGCTATCAGCGCACTACGATTTTTCCGGAATTTACGGTCCTGGAAAACTGCCGCATGGCGGCGCAGGCAGCATTGCCGCGCCCCTGGGCGGTATGGGAACCTGCATCGCGTTGCAATACCGCGCTACGGATCGCGCGCAGCGCGTTGGAAGCCGCAGGTTTGTCGGATCAGACCGAAGTCCATGCAGGAAGCATGAGCCATGGCAAGAAACGCCAGCTGGAAATCGCCATGTGTCTTGCAACGATGCCGAAGGTGCTATTGCTCGATGAGCCGCTGGCCGGCATGGGTGCCGAGGAAACCGAGCGTATGCTTTCCATGCTGGGAAACCTCAAGCGCACCCACGCGGTACTCCTGGTGGAACATGACATGGACGCGGTTTTTCGTATCGCGGACCGGATCACCGTGATGGTCAACGGCGAAGTCATTGCCAGCGACGTACCGCAGGCGATAAGAACCAATCCCGATGTGCAGGTTGCGTACCTGGGCGACCATTGA